The bacterium genome contains a region encoding:
- a CDS encoding PAS domain S-box protein, with protein sequence MKIQTKLSVLLAAVLIFLVSAVAVFQYVDGQRIEQLYRREITERSIVFDQIVSLNNKSLELFVSDYSNWDDMITFIHKPDSVWAESNIDAVLSKFNVQLSWLCDRSFNVVYTTHINYTENNELIRTVTRDFQKSANSGLFKHFYVLIDDTILEIRTAPVQPSMDVHRTTEPAGYLFVGRVWNDRYVKELADATQSDMYISISESSLLNDRVLPRDTIVVTRAFKNLSEKTIGWVSSIQKAEEFTELDRQANLQFILLVVFSTVLFLPLFLLLTVWVGRPLKIISDGLTDENADKLHALKDESSEFGTITRLILRANEQKILLVKEVQTRTEAEQALRRSERDYRELFENAHDAILIIDPVQFDVLQANREAARLYGYAQDEFMSLPLIKLWPSCSPELVEDIMQGRFPSYYETKHLRRDQSELVVEINAGIAQYRNQKVVVAISRDVTVKKLFEEVSMSHQILNRIGNMIIVFNNKGECIYANAATKHVLEYEPVELLGDGWWQITRKDAEERIQAKALKARKASGDILVNETPYLETYYKKNGSMVWIEWHDTWDPGQMFIRIAYDVTDRVRADHAQNQVEMQRVRMATVVETQEEERKRISRELHDSVGQQLSAIKRNIEIIKQRFTASTENALSCDHLLSMVDTSLREIKLISYNLLPRVLDELGLISALDTLCRTQFGAQGIHVYFQTFDVDQRLPQDIELPIYRVVQEAFQNITKHAKATQVTLQLIGYDDHVVVTIEDNGIGFDLASMNEIKKAPFGMGLPGMRERIEFLSGKIDIDSSPGNGTSVVIEVPFKKNEV encoded by the coding sequence ATGAAAATCCAAACCAAATTATCGGTTTTGCTTGCCGCCGTATTGATTTTTTTAGTCAGTGCAGTGGCTGTTTTTCAGTACGTGGATGGTCAGCGCATCGAACAACTCTATCGTCGCGAAATAACAGAGCGAAGCATCGTTTTTGATCAAATCGTTTCGCTCAATAATAAATCACTGGAACTTTTCGTGTCGGATTATTCCAATTGGGATGATATGATCACGTTTATTCATAAACCGGATTCCGTGTGGGCCGAAAGTAATATTGATGCGGTTTTAAGTAAATTTAATGTTCAACTCTCCTGGTTGTGCGATCGTTCGTTTAACGTCGTTTACACGACGCACATAAATTATACCGAAAATAATGAGCTGATACGTACGGTGACACGTGATTTTCAAAAATCAGCCAACTCCGGTTTGTTCAAACATTTTTATGTTTTGATAGATGATACGATATTGGAAATCCGTACGGCGCCGGTACAACCGAGCATGGATGTACATCGCACCACGGAACCAGCGGGGTACTTATTTGTAGGACGGGTATGGAACGATCGCTATGTGAAAGAATTGGCCGATGCGACACAAAGTGATATGTATATAAGTATATCCGAATCCTCTCTTTTAAATGATCGTGTGCTCCCGAGAGATACGATCGTCGTAACGCGCGCATTTAAGAATTTATCGGAAAAAACTATCGGATGGGTGAGTTCCATACAAAAAGCGGAGGAATTTACCGAGCTGGACCGCCAGGCCAATTTGCAGTTTATACTGCTTGTCGTATTCAGTACGGTTTTATTTCTGCCTCTTTTTTTGCTGTTAACCGTATGGGTAGGCCGTCCTTTAAAAATAATTTCTGACGGTCTGACGGATGAAAATGCGGATAAGCTGCACGCTTTGAAAGACGAATCATCAGAGTTTGGCACTATCACGCGGCTTATTTTGCGGGCGAATGAACAAAAAATATTGTTGGTAAAAGAAGTGCAGACTCGTACGGAAGCGGAGCAGGCGCTGCGTAGATCGGAACGCGATTATCGTGAGCTCTTTGAAAATGCGCATGATGCCATACTCATTATTGATCCGGTTCAGTTTGATGTATTACAGGCCAATCGTGAAGCGGCGCGGTTATACGGTTACGCGCAAGACGAATTTATGAGTTTGCCTTTGATAAAACTATGGCCGTCATGTTCTCCGGAGCTTGTGGAAGATATCATGCAAGGGCGGTTCCCGTCGTATTATGAGACAAAACATCTTCGACGTGATCAATCCGAACTGGTTGTAGAGATCAATGCGGGCATTGCTCAATACCGTAATCAAAAAGTGGTTGTAGCGATTAGTCGCGACGTAACCGTAAAAAAACTTTTTGAAGAAGTGAGCATGTCGCACCAGATCCTCAACCGCATCGGTAATATGATCATCGTGTTCAATAATAAAGGGGAATGTATTTATGCGAATGCAGCGACCAAGCATGTATTAGAATATGAACCGGTAGAATTACTTGGTGACGGATGGTGGCAGATAACCCGAAAAGATGCGGAAGAAAGAATACAAGCTAAAGCGCTCAAAGCACGCAAGGCGAGCGGGGATATTCTGGTCAATGAAACGCCGTATTTGGAAACGTATTACAAAAAAAACGGTTCTATGGTGTGGATCGAATGGCACGATACCTGGGATCCGGGTCAAATGTTTATTCGTATAGCCTATGATGTTACAGACAGAGTTCGAGCTGACCATGCACAAAATCAGGTCGAAATGCAACGGGTACGCATGGCCACCGTGGTCGAGACACAGGAGGAAGAACGCAAACGCATTTCGCGAGAACTGCATGACAGTGTGGGTCAGCAACTTTCGGCGATCAAACGTAATATAGAAATAATTAAGCAACGGTTTACGGCATCCACGGAGAATGCCTTGTCCTGCGATCACTTGCTGTCAATGGTGGATACAAGCTTACGGGAAATCAAACTGATTTCCTATAATCTGTTACCGCGCGTACTGGACGAATTAGGTTTGATTTCTGCATTAGATACATTGTGTCGCACTCAGTTTGGTGCGCAGGGTATTCATGTCTATTTTCAAACATTCGATGTAGATCAGCGTCTTCCGCAGGACATAGAGCTACCGATATATCGTGTCGTGCAGGAGGCGTTTCAAAATATTACAAAACATGCTAAGGCCACACAGGTCACCCTCCAATTGATCGGATACGATGATCATGTTGTTGTTACGATCGAGGATAACGGAATAGGGTTCGACCTTGCTTCAATGAATGAAATAAAAAAAGCGCCGTTTGGCATGGGTTTACCGGGAATGCGCGAGCGTATTGAATTTTTGAGCGGAAAAATAGATATTGATTCGTCACCGGGTAACGGTACATCCGTCGTTATTGAGGTGCCATTTAAAAAAAATGAAGTGTAA
- a CDS encoding response regulator transcription factor — MEKTDVLIADDHPMVREGLRSLLETEKGFNVVAEAGDGEEALKYMERHKPMMAILDISMPKLNGIDTARQILKRWPKTRVVMLTMHHDEAFLVKVMEIGVQGYLLKDAAGDEILRALKRIAEGEKYFSQSAMEAIGRHISKKNDPNVLADKEAAERLTKRELQILSFIAEGMSTPEIAKKLYLSPRTVDTHRANIMHKLNIHQATGLVRFALENRLFASDKTK; from the coding sequence ATGGAAAAAACGGACGTATTGATTGCCGATGATCATCCGATGGTGCGCGAAGGGTTGCGTTCATTGCTTGAAACTGAAAAAGGTTTTAATGTTGTGGCCGAAGCCGGAGACGGAGAAGAGGCGCTGAAGTATATGGAGCGCCATAAGCCGATGATGGCCATTTTGGATATTTCAATGCCCAAATTAAATGGTATTGATACGGCCCGTCAGATATTAAAACGATGGCCGAAAACCCGCGTGGTAATGTTGACCATGCATCATGACGAAGCGTTTCTTGTAAAGGTGATGGAAATAGGTGTTCAAGGGTATTTGCTCAAAGATGCAGCCGGCGATGAAATACTACGGGCTCTCAAGCGGATCGCGGAAGGGGAAAAGTATTTTAGTCAAAGTGCTATGGAAGCGATAGGCCGTCATATTTCAAAAAAGAATGACCCTAATGTTTTGGCTGATAAAGAAGCCGCAGAACGCTTAACAAAGCGTGAGTTGCAAATTCTGAGCTTTATTGCTGAGGGTATGAGTACGCCGGAGATTGCCAAAAAATTATACCTCAGCCCGCGAACTGTGGATACACATCGTGCCAATATAATGCACAAACTAAATATTCATCAAGCTACAGGATTAGTTCGGTTTGCATTAGAAAACAGACTTTTTGCAAGCGATAAAACTAAGTAA
- a CDS encoding T9SS type A sorting domain-containing protein gives MDRNYKNLIFVILFFLLFQTKTGFANVTVNSASVTPTGSNQNGQYTIAFATGNGTTNLIAGTSQIIITFNASTYVPASISASLVTVNSTQATNVTVSGQVVTITTPVAIAKNGGTGTVVISSSAGILNPATAGSYTVTVHTSAETTPVTSPSYSITASSSTVTSGSVTPNPSVENVAAAYTIAFSVGSGGRLTTSSTVSIKFPVGTIVPAGSISGVTLNNTSATASGSGQVVTINVPLEVSNSGAVSVYFSSGSGLVNPNAGTYEDSIKTSSENTYVATASYGTTSSAGLSISAVTLGNNIANATSAYTIDFVLSATGALSTSDSVVMVFDSSTVFPSSIANNAITISAGGFSDFVTGSTVSKQTASGQTRLAMRMPVSAANSASVSVQIALSTNIQNPAVSGNYQLSVKTLNSGGATIDNAQASNSYNIAAATTSVSSSSVSLSNTTAAQTNVSYTLGFTLGSYGRMLSGSSVFNVKFPSGTGYGTLTGTVNGTSAFTPTRSGDTVSVILPSTVSLSNSASVTLVIGGITNPANGSYTVSLATAVEASYVVSQSFTIGGTAVTISSVTLGNSGVNQTSAYTINCTGVSNLNTGDIVRVTFPEGTTVPSSIAAANVTFTGGTGQTVTSVATNTASRFVDITVGSNNKSFAAIVFASGAGLVNPSVPSATFYKVNVVTTTNTQPATSPAYTVSSNTTSVTADTVIVTSNVVSQANAIYEVYFTTGAFGKLAGGTSAGSDSIRIRFTSGGVVVPSSITAANVTINGVSSTGVRVVTSGANGEVKIEMPSGASVPASTQSKVTFSASAGLTNGGSAGSYQVQVATDAENTLSTKTSNMVFAASSALAVTQVTPSPSTINATAAYTIKFTTGSSGALAVNDSILITFPSNTYLPGTISSSLITVNGNQLAVSAVGSNNVLRIRNPVTINNVANVTIAISSSAGILNPTGVSTSYSLTVTTKTSGGTVVEGPTTSPQYTTTATSTTITTPSVTLSSSTPSASSNYTIAFNTGTNGRLRSTTDSVSIVFPSGSTVPASPTVTINTVSASAYGVGLKVTAAIPASVSIGNSGSASVVINGITNPTAGNYTLSAYTTVESGSITSPSYTINNAPLLTGVSLAFTPNTDTVNMAGGDSIYFTTGTGGALTSGSSTITVVFPNNTVIPASITASNVTVNGVAASIVTTNSGTRTVTVTSPTNVNASTNVTLFFATACGIINPSVAGTYAVQVSTTPQPNLTTSSNYTVKAATTTVTNFTMTLSQSGTSDGPNEFGRYNYTFKTGLRGKLLSGTSTISLLLPYDATFTTGTPTVSTVTVNGTAAAALRLGLSTLNEDTLEVTVPASVTIGNQTSVTVIIDSTSGLRNASTASALTYKVFTSVETGVVGGDATLPVELAFFDVVQNGNKAVLKWRTESEINNAYWLVERAEWNFIENDGDLPGKTSHLQYTRVAEITGQGTKNTSTDYILNDDKVETGKTYVYRLMDVSYDGVLSIHQEKKIIIETPQVFDVFPNYPNPFNPSTLIRFQIPSESHVVVTIYNLLGQEVKELVNKDLPAGMHTMQWNGTNSRNSLVASGIYLYRVTATSLQNKSKYSRTHRMTLLK, from the coding sequence TTGGATCGCAATTATAAAAATCTGATTTTTGTCATTTTATTCTTTTTGCTGTTTCAGACGAAAACCGGTTTTGCAAATGTTACAGTAAATTCTGCAAGTGTTACCCCTACAGGTTCCAATCAAAACGGGCAATATACGATAGCCTTTGCTACAGGCAATGGCACGACAAACTTGATCGCGGGTACAAGTCAGATCATCATTACTTTTAACGCATCAACCTATGTACCGGCCTCCATATCGGCCTCGTTAGTTACGGTCAATAGCACACAAGCGACGAATGTCACCGTTTCCGGCCAAGTCGTTACGATTACGACACCGGTAGCTATTGCCAAAAATGGCGGTACGGGTACGGTTGTTATTTCCTCTTCTGCTGGTATACTTAATCCTGCTACGGCGGGTTCCTATACGGTTACGGTACACACATCCGCTGAAACCACACCGGTAACCTCACCGTCTTATTCGATCACGGCCTCATCTTCTACGGTTACTTCCGGTTCTGTTACACCTAACCCTTCTGTTGAAAATGTCGCTGCAGCTTATACAATTGCTTTTAGCGTAGGTTCAGGAGGGCGATTAACTACAAGTTCGACCGTAAGTATTAAATTTCCCGTCGGAACGATAGTTCCTGCCGGTTCGATTTCAGGCGTTACATTAAACAATACCTCAGCCACCGCCAGCGGTTCAGGCCAAGTCGTAACGATCAATGTACCTCTGGAAGTTTCCAATAGCGGCGCGGTAAGCGTTTATTTCTCAAGCGGATCGGGTCTTGTAAACCCCAATGCAGGTACGTATGAAGATTCGATAAAAACATCCTCAGAAAACACCTACGTCGCAACGGCATCGTATGGTACAACATCTTCGGCGGGTTTGTCCATCTCAGCGGTGACATTGGGAAATAATATCGCTAACGCAACATCCGCCTACACCATAGATTTTGTATTGAGCGCAACGGGTGCGCTTTCGACTTCAGATAGCGTGGTAATGGTTTTCGATTCATCAACAGTTTTTCCAAGCTCTATAGCCAATAATGCAATCACGATTTCCGCAGGAGGGTTCAGCGATTTTGTAACGGGAAGTACGGTCAGTAAACAAACGGCATCCGGTCAAACGCGCTTGGCTATGCGTATGCCGGTTTCCGCAGCTAATTCAGCCTCAGTTAGTGTTCAGATCGCTTTATCAACGAATATTCAAAATCCGGCCGTATCCGGCAATTATCAACTATCCGTTAAAACGCTCAATAGTGGTGGCGCTACGATTGATAATGCGCAGGCTTCGAATTCGTATAACATTGCTGCCGCAACGACATCGGTATCTTCATCATCGGTTTCGTTAAGTAATACGACGGCGGCACAGACGAATGTGTCATACACGCTTGGATTTACTCTTGGTAGTTATGGCCGCATGTTATCGGGCTCAAGTGTATTTAATGTAAAATTTCCATCAGGAACCGGATACGGCACGTTAACGGGGACAGTGAATGGTACATCCGCATTTACTCCCACGCGAAGCGGTGATACGGTGAGTGTTATTTTGCCTTCAACTGTTTCTCTTAGCAATAGTGCTTCCGTTACATTGGTTATCGGGGGTATAACCAATCCGGCTAATGGTTCATATACGGTTTCGCTTGCTACGGCCGTAGAAGCATCGTACGTCGTTTCACAATCTTTTACGATCGGCGGTACGGCCGTCACGATATCATCCGTGACATTAGGAAACAGTGGTGTGAATCAAACATCGGCTTATACGATTAACTGTACCGGTGTAAGTAATCTTAACACCGGTGACATTGTTCGCGTGACTTTTCCGGAAGGCACAACCGTTCCTTCGTCCATAGCTGCAGCTAATGTTACTTTTACCGGCGGCACAGGTCAGACCGTTACGTCGGTTGCGACCAATACCGCATCACGATTTGTGGATATTACAGTAGGATCTAATAATAAATCGTTCGCGGCGATAGTATTTGCATCCGGCGCCGGTTTAGTCAATCCTTCTGTGCCGTCAGCTACCTTTTATAAAGTCAATGTCGTAACGACCACTAATACGCAACCGGCCACCTCGCCGGCATATACCGTTTCGTCCAATACTACCAGCGTCACGGCCGATACTGTGATCGTAACGTCGAATGTGGTCAGTCAGGCCAATGCGATCTATGAAGTTTATTTTACGACGGGAGCTTTCGGAAAATTAGCGGGTGGAACAAGCGCCGGATCCGACTCGATTCGAATTCGATTTACTTCCGGAGGCGTTGTAGTTCCTTCGTCTATTACAGCCGCTAATGTTACCATTAACGGCGTCAGTTCAACCGGTGTACGTGTTGTTACTTCAGGAGCCAATGGGGAAGTAAAAATCGAGATGCCTAGCGGCGCATCGGTTCCTGCAAGCACTCAATCGAAAGTTACGTTTAGCGCTTCCGCAGGACTTACCAATGGTGGTTCGGCAGGGTCATATCAGGTTCAGGTTGCAACCGATGCAGAAAATACGCTTTCGACTAAAACATCCAATATGGTTTTTGCTGCTAGTTCGGCATTGGCCGTTACACAGGTGACACCTTCACCTTCCACGATCAACGCCACGGCGGCTTATACGATCAAGTTTACGACGGGTTCATCCGGTGCATTGGCCGTCAACGATTCGATTCTGATTACATTTCCGTCCAATACATATCTGCCGGGTACTATTTCATCTTCGCTTATTACAGTTAATGGTAATCAATTAGCCGTCTCGGCGGTAGGTTCCAATAACGTGTTAAGAATTCGCAACCCTGTAACGATCAATAATGTAGCTAATGTCACTATTGCTATAAGTTCAAGTGCCGGCATTCTCAATCCGACCGGGGTTTCGACATCATATTCGTTGACGGTTACAACAAAAACCTCCGGTGGTACGGTGGTTGAAGGCCCCACAACTTCACCACAATATACCACGACGGCCACTTCCACTACGATCACCACGCCATCGGTTACGTTGAGTTCAAGTACACCATCGGCATCATCAAATTATACAATCGCATTCAATACAGGTACTAACGGACGCCTTCGTTCTACGACGGACTCTGTTTCGATAGTTTTTCCCTCGGGAAGTACCGTCCCTGCATCTCCGACAGTAACTATCAATACAGTAAGTGCCTCGGCTTATGGCGTGGGTTTAAAAGTGACTGCAGCTATACCGGCTTCCGTTTCGATCGGAAACTCCGGTTCGGCTAGCGTTGTGATCAACGGGATTACAAATCCTACGGCGGGAAACTACACGTTGTCAGCTTATACTACAGTAGAAAGCGGCTCTATCACCAGTCCGTCATACACGATCAATAATGCTCCGCTATTGACCGGTGTTTCGTTAGCTTTTACACCCAATACGGATACGGTCAATATGGCCGGAGGGGACTCGATTTATTTTACTACAGGGACGGGAGGTGCGCTTACGAGCGGGTCGAGCACAATAACCGTTGTATTTCCAAACAATACAGTCATACCGGCTTCGATCACGGCTTCTAATGTGACGGTCAACGGCGTTGCAGCTTCGATCGTTACGACGAATAGTGGTACGCGTACGGTAACAGTGACATCGCCGACCAATGTTAATGCGAGCACCAATGTTACCTTGTTTTTTGCAACGGCTTGCGGCATTATCAATCCCTCAGTAGCAGGTACGTATGCCGTGCAAGTGTCCACGACGCCGCAACCCAATTTGACGACAAGTTCCAATTATACGGTTAAAGCGGCGACAACGACCGTAACCAATTTTACGATGACATTGTCCCAATCCGGAACATCCGATGGACCCAATGAGTTTGGTCGTTATAATTATACTTTTAAAACCGGTTTACGGGGTAAACTATTATCCGGGACGAGTACGATATCGCTGCTTTTGCCTTACGATGCGACGTTTACTACGGGTACACCTACTGTAAGTACGGTTACGGTCAATGGTACCGCGGCAGCGGCTCTGCGTTTGGGTCTATCAACACTCAATGAAGATACTCTGGAGGTAACGGTACCGGCGTCAGTCACGATTGGGAACCAAACGTCAGTAACGGTGATTATTGATTCGACATCCGGCTTACGTAATGCATCAACAGCGAGCGCACTTACATACAAAGTGTTTACGAGTGTCGAAACGGGAGTTGTCGGCGGAGATGCAACATTGCCGGTTGAGTTGGCCTTTTTTGATGTGGTACAAAATGGTAACAAGGCTGTATTGAAATGGCGTACTGAAAGTGAAATCAATAACGCTTATTGGCTTGTTGAACGCGCCGAATGGAATTTTATTGAAAACGACGGCGATCTACCGGGCAAGACGTCTCATTTACAATATACGAGAGTGGCGGAAATAACGGGGCAGGGTACTAAAAATACCAGTACGGATTATATATTAAACGATGACAAGGTTGAAACTGGTAAAACATATGTGTATCGTTTGATGGATGTGTCTTACGATGGAGTTTTATCTATCCATCAGGAGAAAAAAATCATAATCGAAACACCCCAAGTGTTCGATGTGTTCCCCAACTATCCGAATCCGTTTAACCCGAGTACATTGATTCGCTTTCAAATCCCATCAGAGTCGCATGTCGTGGTGACTATTTATAATTTACTTGGACAAGAGGTGAAAGAACTGGTTAACAAGGATCTTCCGGCAGGAATGCATACAATGCAGTGGAATGGTACCAACAGTCGAAATAGTCTGGTGGCATCGGGCATATACTTATACCGCGTAACGGCAACAAGTTTGCAGAATAAATCCAAGTATTCGCGAACGCATCGCATGACACTATTAAAATAA
- the ruvC gene encoding crossover junction endodeoxyribonuclease RuvC codes for MTILGIDPGTNTTGFGIITWERNKVNWVASGTIELPEKETLARKLELIYDHVVDLAHTYKPNECAIENVFYSKNVKSALKLGHARAAAMLGALHKAVHISEYSPKDMKMAVVGNGNASKEQVQYMVKMVLGITKEMSFDESDALGLAICRAQRIKAPRASVSSWKAYIKAHPDRVKVK; via the coding sequence ATGACCATACTTGGCATTGATCCCGGTACCAACACCACCGGGTTTGGAATCATCACCTGGGAGCGTAACAAAGTCAATTGGGTTGCAAGCGGTACGATTGAACTTCCCGAGAAAGAGACATTAGCTCGTAAGCTTGAATTGATATACGACCATGTCGTTGATTTGGCGCATACTTATAAGCCAAACGAATGCGCCATAGAAAACGTGTTTTACAGTAAAAATGTAAAATCCGCATTAAAACTAGGCCATGCGCGGGCTGCCGCCATGCTTGGCGCGTTGCATAAAGCAGTTCATATCAGCGAGTACTCCCCCAAAGATATGAAAATGGCCGTCGTCGGAAACGGCAACGCTTCTAAAGAACAAGTCCAATACATGGTTAAAATGGTACTGGGCATTACTAAAGAAATGAGTTTTGATGAATCCGATGCCCTAGGTTTGGCTATTTGCCGTGCTCAACGAATCAAAGCTCCACGCGCTTCCGTTTCAAGCTGGAAAGCTTATATAAAAGCTCATCCGGATCGCGTAAAAGTAAAATAA